The nucleotide sequence aaataacaattaattctactttgggtctttgtttggtttctccagtgttctaaatacagatctttggagtgcttcatgatgagtttaatttggttgtgttttggatcagtgccgatgggagtctggctgattagcttcctcaccagctgactaagaGGACAGTTttcgtctccctctctctcttattctcctacATCCCTCTTTCCGATCCCAACTCGgacgaggcagatggctgtctaacatgagtctggttctgctcgaggtttctgcctgttaaagggaagtttttcctcgctgctgtaatTTGCTCAATACTGCGagatggtggattaagatttatttttatttatttaacctttatttaaccaggtgagttaattgagaaccaattctcatttgcaataacgacctgggcaaTAAGACTggatgagataagactggatcttatcctgtcttggtgtttggtctctgttaataatttaacatagagtacggtctagacctgctatgtttgtagaaGCGTCTTGAGATGTGATTTGATGTGATCCATGATATTGTCATGTTTCagaattttgtgttgtttgtctgtaactgtTTTGGAacttgctgctgctgatcttggccaggacactctTGTAAAAGAGAAACTTAATCTCAATGAAGTTTTCCAATAcaatttgaaataaatcaaattaaataaacatgtttttttatttgattcatcAGTGTGTAAACTGATCCAAATTTGCAAACATGTCAtctatttttagttttaaaaacagagtggAGCTGTTCGAGTGCTTCATGGTGCTTTTAAACCTGTTTTATAGTAAATCTCCATTCAGTTAACCGCCGTGGAATGAAATGTGTAATGAGTGTGTTGAGGATATCTGTATAGATCTTAAGATGTAAAACTAGCTAAAGCTGAAAATGATGCTGTGTATTCACTTGAGTTATTTCTATTCACACCTTCAGGCTATGCTGTCCTTGTTCGTGATGTACACCAAGAATGGCTGGGTGGACATCATGTATGATGGGCTGGATGCTGTCGGAGTAGACAAACAGGTATTTTTGCCCACAGTgcctatctcactgacctgctacaccctcacaacccctcccgtgctctccgctcctccaatgaaaacctcctctacccaccctgtaggaccaagcaccgaacctggggtgacagggcttactccattgctgcccccgtcctctggaactccctccccaaacacatacgcaactccactgacctacaaacattcaaatcccagctcaaaagtcacctcttcagaactgcttttaactgttaatgtttttatatccactgtgtttctattgtgtttcttttattctgtcttttattgtgtgctatttgtgaagtgtctttgagttttttgaaaagcgctatataaattaaatgtattattattctattattattatttattatgtacATGTTAGAGAAATGATGAACTGGCttgatgtttattttactgGATACAACAACAAAACGTTGAACAAATATGAACTGTAGCCAGCCTGAAACAGCCAGAAacatattaataaaaatgtaaactatATCATGTAGGGTTAACGCTTAAGTGCCGGCAGATTGTTatttaattcagatttttttctgcagtaaaaaatgaacactgggTTGACACTGATTTGACGTCTttgctcttctcttcttctctcagccTGTGAAGAACTACAATGAATGGATGCTCCTGTATTTCATCAGCTTCATGGTCATTAGCTTCTTTCTCCTGGACATGTTCATTGGTGTAATGGTCGGGATCTTCCAAGAgtgtcagcagcagcaaagaatgGCAGATGGATTGTTACTcagtgagagaggagaagaagtgcAGTGTAGAGGTAACAGACCTGTGTGATGATTCTCTGGGTGTTCATACATTGGGGAAAGCACTTtgaagtatctatacttctTATTAATATGTTGAGGGAGCTCGTCATTTGATACATGGTTTGCAACCTGACTGATTatctgtatttttctttgtgtgatGTTCCAGAGTCTGAGCAGATTCCCTACTTTGCAAACTACTCCAGACTACGTCGATGGATCCACACTCTGTGTACCAACTTTTTCTTGGACATGGTTGTGATGGCCAccattttcttcagtgtcgtaGTGATGGCGGTGGAACATTACAATCAGCCTGAGGtattaaaaatctctttcaaTGAGtgttgctgtgttagaaaacgTGTGAATTTACATTgatgtctctctgttctttcagtACATAGAAAGTGTAACAGAGTACTTCTTCTATGTGTTCACCGCCGTCTTCATCATCGAAGTCCTGCTGAAGCTTGTGGCGTTCGGTGTGCTGAGGTTCATGAAAGACAGGTAACGCTTTTGAATCAGTAAGCTTACTTGCTTCAGCGTGCTAGGTCTTTTAATTTGCTAATGTGagacctttgtgtgtgtgtgtctgtgtgtgtgtgtgtgttcagatggAATCTGCTGGACATCGCTGTAGTCCTGATTTCCGTAATCAGCATCATCTTCAACTTGCTGAAAATGGACGACAAAATCCCCATCAATCCCAGCATCCTGAGGATTTGTCGAGTGCTCAGACTGGCGCAAGgtacacacactttaaaaccaGCGTTTGTACGTAACAGCTATGGgagtgcttttttttcttcatatttacacctctTAAAAAAGTTTTCATAAATATGAATGTATGCATactatgtttgtatgtttttcatAACTATCCCTGTGTCTGTTTAGTGCTGAATGCCAAAAACATAAGAGTTCTGCTCAAGACCATCATCAAGACTCTGTCCCAGGTAAGCACAGACACAGTTCTGTTATAAAAGGGTCTTTGGAAATAAGGCCATGATTTCCTTTTGATAGAAGTTCATACAGCCCTGTTCCCTGATTGAGAGCTTACAGGGTCCACATTGTAGTTTTCTATGCAGACGATCTAACATGCATTTGGATTCCAGGTTGGAAACATTTGTCTCCTCttcatgttcttcttcttcatctacGCTGCACTGGGAGTGGAGCTGTTTGGCAAGCTAGGTCagttgcacacacactcacagatcaGCTTTCAGAGCTTGTCTCATATTTGCCCAGTATTTAAATAGTTCCCGAAGAAAGCAAGGAAGCATTTTGCTAAACCTAAATTCTTAGTTGCTTGGTTATAAACCCCTTTACAGCCCACGTCATCACAAAGATGTGTGCGCATTTGACAATGGAAGTTTGATTAGCTACATTCATTCAGACAAGTTAGCAATCTTTAAACACTGAAGTAAAACAGTTAACCGCTTTAAAATGTCTGGTTTGTCAGTATAGATACTCCACCGTAAACTCAAGTTCCACAGAATTCTGGCCACTGTCTCCTGTCCACTCACTGATTTCACACAGAGCTGGAAGTCATTTACCGctagtttaaagctgctgttggtagtcgtgatataaacatcagtttggagagagatttcgaatgtcaacactgccCCACCCCACCAGATTTCCCCCACTTCTCATGCTTGTTGGATGCTtgctatgaggaagtagtgccggcttcccagccaatcaggacaacCTAGTAGGGGCTGCcgctcgaccaatcaggacagagggtcgaagagtagctctgattggttcgtgataacgggaacaaaGGGGAACAATAACATTGCtcgatacaaaggcattgaaaaacacagagatttggcCATAATCTGAAATTACTTCACTAACTGATGAATATCcatgggtattatgactttttttccaaacccagcagaaaaaaataatcgTGCTAAATGCTCACGTTCCCCTAACTGTTTACGAACAGTAAAGAGGTCTTTAACAAAACGTGCCTAAAGTTTTCATGAGTCATTTCAGCTTAGCCttttaatttagaaaaatatcATGTACTTCAACTGGGATAAATactgcagcagcacagcagtGCTGAACTTAATATGTGGTTCACTCATTTCGGTATGGGGATGAACTATCTTGTAACTCAGAACATCTCAGAGCCATTGTACAGTCCACTGCTCAAAGAAATCAGACTTTCTTTGTGTCCTTCTGTTTTAATCAGAGTGCACAGAGGACTTTCGGTGCCTGGGTTTACATCGTTATGCTAACTTCAGGAACTTTGGGACAGCCCTGCTCGCGCTCTACAGAGTGTGCACTGGAGACAACTGGAGTTTGATTCTGAAAGTATGAagtcacacatgcatacacaaatGATATTCCAAAACCAAACATGTAGACTTCCAGTGTACAGGAATGTAACAAAAGGATACATTGTCTGCTTTCTGTGTGTTAATGTAACCTACAGCATGGGTGTACCTGTGTACTTGCTCTTTGTCTTTTAAGGACACATTGAGGGAGTGTCCTCCGGGTAGACATGGCTGTCCCAGCTACCTGCACTGGGTCGCTCCTATCTACTTCATCAGCTTTGTGATTATGGCCCAGTTTGTGCTGATAAACTTGGTGGTTGCAGCCATCTCGCAGGCTCTGGAGGACAGCAAGCAGGTAGAagttgtaaaaaacaaacaaactcagacatccgggttgggggggggggggggggggggcaagtaGAGCCAGTGTTCTTTGCCCCCGTTGATGTTGCAAGTTAAGAATGGCATAGAAATGTAGCGATAATATTTTGGCATTTCAGAAAAATTCTACCAACTTGTATCTCCCCCAGGAGGAGGACAACGCCCGCAACTTGGTTTTGGCAGAGGAGAATGTCGGACCAGACCAGTCACAGCCAGACAGATGAGTCTTACAGGAGAGGAACTGTGGCAAATCTACAAAGCCCATTTAACCATGACCCTCGGTCAGATCTGATGGTTGTGGCTCCTGCCATCACGCCCACAAATCTTTAACTCAGCAGGGGATACGTTTTTGAAACTTCCTCTAGTGTATcgtaaatattgtcttttttaaacatatctTGATTTCAATCTTTATCTTTAATTTACAGAAGTCTAATACTCCCCTTTTAAACATTGTAGCTTTAACCTGTGTAAATGTAATGTCAATTTAATTTGTATAGTTGGATTTTATTCCTTATGTATTtgttaatgtaatgtaatgattTTGTaatactgttatttatttcttgtttctaattttaactttttataaaacacattttaaagttgttgTATAATTTAGTTTATGTTGTTTGAAATGATTTTAGATGTATTAAATCCTGTTTTTGCTGGACTGGGTTTCAAACATCgtcttatttattgtttaacttCAATGAACATTACAGCTAAACTTAAttaaacaaagaggaggaagaaaatgcCAAGGTGGAGGGATGAAGCAAATAAGGGTGGGCTCTATTACAGCTTTCACAAGAAAGTATATGTCAGGGGAATTCAATTTGAGAATAGGATTTGTTGTCATACATCAAAACAGCACACTTAAACTTATGAATAAACATGCATCAGGGAGCTGTCACTATTACAAATATCAGGAAACAATTGAACATGTATTGATGATTCTTAGAGAGTTAATAGTTCCCGATCCACACTCCAcaccagtaggtggcggtaatgcaccAGAAGTTGTTTGCCAACCAACAACAAAaatccaagaagaagaagaagaagaagagtgagatTTCTGCAAGAGTCGAGCTGTCTGCTCTTGACAAAGCTCTGTTTGACAGAGGCTATTTTCTCAACGTAACATTTATTAGTACTTTATCTAAATTTAGGCGAGGAAGCGTCTCTATTGGAATCTCTGCCTCCCTGCGGACAACCTACAGCTTGACAGAGAAGATGCCAGCAGCAGAGGAATCACATGGTGGGTTTAACTTGCTTTACACAGCTTAAACATGTCTGGAAATATTGACGTGGACACGAACAAAGCCATATTTCTAACAACAACACAGTCATATTTTAATGCACTATAACCACCTCGCTACCTCTCCAAAGTGTGTACCTCCAAATTAAATAACTGCACACGGAGGTAACTAGCTTTTCTCTTACTTAAAATTAAATACTTACCACCCTTCTTACCATGTTAACTGAATCCAGAGAGAATCCTGTCATCATTTGTTGgttgaaaatgtcaaaaaccACGATGTAAAGCCTGAAGCGGATCCCTGAAGTTGCTCTCTTTCCTCAATCGGTTAATCtgtggaggccgccatctttgTTTTGATCCAGACTCAGGGGGGAATCTTGGGACATGAAGCTTTGACCCAAATTTAACTCAGTGAACCTTGGATAATATATAAGGCTGATAAATAGTAACAGTTCACTTGTATGCTTCAGCTGCCACAagggattttcttttcttttggtcAAGCtgtccctttttttatttttactaaatTAGTTATTACTATAAGTTAATattagagatgggatttatggctttttgaagggaaccggatcttgaggagctGGAgcttcctttcaaagagccgctcaaaagactggctcattgttatatttatttattttttagaagtcaaccaggggtaactcgttattatcaaggaaacaatcactggtagcagttataagataagattaggatcagaataattcaaatttacacatcccatcaatatatatatactctattggtgggaattattgAAATGTGGTTGAAATATAggtgaaatattgattataatttcatttggcattgtaaacattccataagatgttgccatatccccatgcttcgacagtgagaacactattttgaattttcctttACCTAAAATACTTTGTGGcacaataaaaactaaacaggctacagataacttccatgcaaaacaactttactgtaacattttccacacaagaacattttatcaatacagaaaaatatgaaaaataataaataagaataaatatatatttatattaaaaaatataaatacaagtagaataaaaattaggacattataaaaatgtgaatgcaaaattgtactaccccacctggtgtttctacacctcaactactttacaaacaggagctcagctccttgactcGAATCTGGTGATGGCGACATGAAGCTTCGTGAAGCTTCGAGGCTTTCATTCCAATTGGTTCATTCATGGGCTGAAGCTTCAtggtgctccatttgctctactgcgccatcaagtggacagtaaatgtaaaataagcgcACTGATTATATTGACACCATCCCTTTGGTGTGTaaagctttgaattgaataaatgaatgaaggatgtttgtgatgccaatacataaataatgaacttctAAATATGGTGCCTGTCTTTATGATACAATGGCGgggtcaaaaaggaaagtggaaacaaattgggGAGAAGGTTGTGACTGTGCGCTGCCCCTTATATTTCGAATTGCGCACCAAACTCGCAAACCggttcctgaatcagtcacATGGTACAGGCGGCTCGCGAGGCTTCGAATGTCACCACATACGCCATCAACACAAGCCTCGATACGCGCTTCACAGAAAGCTTCCTGGATTACTCGGCACACGCTTCGAACCCTCGACACTGGAGGACACATCGTTACtcaaatccacatcaaaacaatgtcaaCAATAACACagtgtagacaataagtgtgaacaaaacactcatggggcacgcaggtggcacgtgaaggcagcgtgggcaatctgcatatacAGGGTTCCcccgcgtcctggaaaaactggaaaacctggaaaacagttgaccaatTTTCCAGTACTgcaaaacacctggaaaatgggagaaaaagtcaaatgtcctggaaaatcacagattatCCTGGAAAGtttttccaacatgactgtgtgtgacctgacgaggttaaaaaaaaacacatccccattcaacatgtgtggccatttttgtcattcagatctatttaggtcaatttatgcactgattattattattatttatttatttcagtaaagattccagattcctttgctggctcttttgtttttttcttagctaattttcgaatttttgagaaaagagaaagctgagatgagagttgcccatcattgttacttggttgcacgaatgaagtgctgtacatctgtggctggattattctataatcaatttgccatcatttttaagcatgtaagagatgatttcatagatagccatagactgcatgtcttcaatgtagacttccactgagaggaacatattagactatttaggaactaaattaggaactcaatttggactgtcataccagcttgatcatcactgaaaatgtccttgaaatgtcctggaaaatgatctctggaaaagagtgggaaccctgataaaaaaacggctcccaaatgaacggctcgcagctgcgaatcggttctcattgttcacttaaaagagccgttccaAAAGACTGACTCGTTCGTTAACGTCACATCTCTAGAAATTAGTTAGTAGTAtaagttattattgttattatgctGCTACTTGCAGTCTCAATGctcttgcatgttttttttcaatgagtgTATCTTCTTATTGTGGCTTTTAAACGTTAAAAAAGTTGAGATAAATGATTTGTGTAACTTTTGTGCTGCAGGTGTCAACAAAGTTGTCGACGACATCTGTACACTTACTCCAGATCTGCTGGCTGAGGCTGTGAGTATCTTTGATTTCATACACTGTCACCATCAATGCTTTTAACAGGTTTCATTGTTATGGAAAAGGAATGTTGCTGAAAGACTTTCTAAAGTACAATCATACCATCTTATTAGATTTGCAGCAGGATGAAGTTACCGTGGAGCAAACCTCTAAGTTGAATGAACCATTAGATGTGAAATATGATGTAgtaatgttcattttaaagcgTGAAGAAGTCTTGATCTGCACGAGTCACACAGGATATGGTGTTGTCGGCGCAGAGGTTGTGCTGTAGATCTGATAACTGATCTTATAACCTCCACAGTGTCAGCACATTCTGGCTTATCTACAAGGCCACACAAGAGGAGTAGATTCAGCTGAAATCTCTGATGTaagtcaatgttttttttaagacattttttagTAACTCATCTCCTACAGTTCTTCTttcatctgttgttttattgcttttttctcTGGGCAGAGATTTCAGAGAGCTGGAGTCAGACTGGAACATGAAGCACTACAGAGCATGATCAGATATCTGTTGTTGACTTTCAGGTATTAAGTTTCACTCTTTAATGCCTGTGAATATGATTTTAAAATTTGATAACTGAATTTAAACCCTGCACAAATAATTGTTTTCCAGTTTGATGTAATTGCATATTTGTTTTAAACCCCACCAAAAGAGCTTTTTCAAAGTCTGGTCTTCAGTAATGCAATTGAGCTCAAACAGCTCTGCTGGTTCATATTGAAACTGATAAAGAGCTAAGCTGTGCACAAACAGCATGTGATGATACCATGAGTTGCATTTCAATCATCAGGTCTGCCGGGAAGAGCAACCTCTCCGGGGATGATCTTGTGTTGAAGCTGGAGGAAAGCAGTAACAAGTGGCCTAAAGCTTCTCTTCAGGTGGTGCACAGGTTGTGGAGTGAACACGGAACGTCAGTGCACGCTCAGCAGGAGCTCCACGCCGTGCTCAGTATCAGCCAGGTTTGTCTCAATGTCTGAAAACAGTCTCACTTTTTTGACCACAGTTATATGATGACTTAGAGGACAAACTTCATCAGTTTTGAAGCTAAGAAACGTACCCTGACTGTTTTTGTTGTCGTGTTTTTTCCAGTTAGTGGACATGCAGTGGAAGCTCGGCATGGCGGTGAGCTCTGACACCTGCAGATCTCTAAACTCCCCGTATGTGTCTCTTCTCCTGAAGATTGTTGAGCCATCAGGACAGATCAGTCACAGGTCTTTCGAGATGACCATCCCACAGTTCCAGGTCTGTATTAGCTCATGTGAGTGTAATGAGTTTGAGTAATTAAAACTGGTCTGATTCTGatattcagtctttttttttgtcctttgcaGAACTTTCACAAGCAGTTCAAGGAGATGGCCGCTGTTATGGAGACTGTTTGATGTTGCAAACACTCTTCAGTGTTTGACACAGTTACTCTCACGTTTACATGTGAGCTGCTGAAGAACAGCTTGGCACAGGTGTTTGTCTCCTGCATGTCTCTGACTGCAGATACAAATACTGCACATGTCTTTGCACTTAACATTCCTCCACAGATTGAAGCTTGCACATGATTTAGAGGGTCAAATAGTTGAAAATGTCTATGTTTACTTTGCCAAACACAAGTGGACTCCCTCCTACCATTAGCTATTTATCTTACCCACAGCACAAACAGTTTCCAGTTATAAGGTATATCTAGGAAAAACTTACACAGACTAAAAACTGTTTAGGGATGTTTTCCAGCTTTATtgaaaaatactgaaaagtTTTCTCTTATTTTCACATTAATAGGGGAGAATTATTTGTCTGTGAAACGCAACCTCAagctcaaaaaataataaaactgagTCAGCAATTCTCtagaaaaaactgaaacaaactcAGTAATATAACCCTCGTGAATTTGTGATTTAATACTAGACCAGCCTTATTTCAAACAGGGCAGAAGTTAACTTCTGATCCACAGATTCTTATTCTACTGTTAAAGGGAAAGGGAATCTTTATTTTCCGAAACCTGAAACTATGTCTAAATGAGTCTGTATCCTCTCGAGGATAATCTAGTCCTGATCTGACAAGACCTAGCATTGTGATTCTGGTTCAGGACCTGCTTCGGTGTGGGCTACAGGTTGATAAAAGTAGTGAAATCTCcctttttgtgcctttttttcaAAATCAGTATAAAGGTTTTACAGATCTgaaacattgtttaaaaaagtctGTAGACCCTCTTCGTTAATCTAGTCCAGGTCTGACAAATCATACTGCAGTGGATTTGGATCAGGACCAAGTCCAATGTGGTCTAGAGATGAAAGAAGCAGTGGAATATCCCTATTTGCATTCCCACAAATGGAATCTAAGTTGAAAGAGGATTTTAGGCACAAGGTAAAGCTTTACATCAAATGACTAACATGCTTCCTGAGATGCAAAAGACTGAGAATCAGGCACGTTGCACTGCAAGTCAGGTCAGCAGTAGGTCTGCAAAGCTCTTTCCGACGCAAGTATTTCGTGCTCACGTtggccactgctgcgtagggtcaacacagaagtataaaccaggctttaagaTTCCCTGAACTTTCCTCTAAACAGCCAAATCAGAAGCTAGCTTATATCAATGCTGATACTATAAAACTCCAACTAATACTCAAATTGTGCCTCATTTGTTACATCTAACATTACTGTAAATCGTAGTTgcactcatgttttttttttgttactaacgtatgaaaatgttgcttttagttTACATTACCAGATTACTCCACTGGTACCTGTGGCTCTCTCAATGTTCTGCTTTTGTGTAAATATCTGCATTATAAAGTCTTTCttctattgtttgttttgtctttgttttaataaaatacattctGTGTGGCTTTTAGgaagttttgcattttttggtGTCATCCAAAAATCATTGGATGACACTTTTATTGAATGTTTACTTGATCCACACTGGACACCACTGAGCAATTTGCAGTAAAAGCCATAATTCACTAAATCAAATGAATCTTTTGGATGTGAGTAAGTTTCAAATCTAACTCCAGTGTTTGTCCAGAATCAACAGAGAGATGGCTGACCTACTTTGTGCTAGTTTTATTTTCTAGTTTGGATTACCAGTAAGACATCTGAGTATATCTTGGCACCCTGCTGAGGAACGGAGGGGGTCTGACAAGTAAgacaataaacagaaataaaaccaggtgatttttaaatttaatatgGCCCTGAGTCTGGTTTGTGTATCTGGTGGACTGCTCTACAATATAAAAGGCATCTATAGTTTTGACATGCACCAGAGTGTCCTCAGCAGTGGTGTGGGGGTGTGCAGAGCTGTAATGGCTCCTGCCTTGGTGATGAGGTTATATATGGCACAGCTGCTATTTTTGGAAGAGGCAGAGAGCCTTAAATTATGGCACTGGGTAGAGGGGGGACTCCTTTAGTGTTTTAGACACAACAGATTTGTTTACTGGTATGATTCAGCAAAGACTACATGTAATAGTTGTACACATATTGAAGAATTGCACCTGGTTTTGCTGCAAATACTAAGTATGTCACTATCTTcatctaatcaatcaatcagactttatttataaagcgcttttcatacaatgtcattgcaacacaaagtgctgtacatgaaaacaacttaaaatagaatatattaagaaaaagatcccagccccggccccaaacccaccccacaatcctatggttaagaacacaatatattcaacaatagtaataaaaacaattcaaataaaataaataaataagaaataagttgctgaacgaactgaggaaacgcccccatgatatcttaatgaggaaacactggaggtaaaataagatgttaaaactcaacacaggaaattaaactcaccaaaataaaatacatttctaagataataaaacattaaaagaaattaagatgttaaacttaaaataaataaataagcacatacataaataaagtggaatacaagtgactaaaatttgaactagataataaataaataaataaaactcagttaataataaaactcagttaaaagcgagacaaAAAgataggtcttgagtttgcttttaaaaatatcaatgAAGGCTTGTAGGACAGATCACAAACAACCAGTAGTGCCACGGGGGTCGAAAACACTCCACATTTCTGTGGAAAAGACTTTCCAGTTATTTTGTTCCTTGAAGCAAGGTGGAGTCCCGTCCCGTCACGTTCCTCACATCGGCTGTGCCCTGCCCACTCCTCCAGCACGTGGGGAGGTTGGGCGGGTCGTCGACGCGCACAGCCGCTCCACCTCCAAGGCGTTGTGGAAGAAAGGATCTCAGTACACTGGATACTACATCACAAGAGGATACACAAGAAGaatatttgtgttgtgttgaccGTCCAACGAGAAGAAAAAAACCCGCCCTCGCTCGCGCACAGCAGGATCATAACGCACAGACTGTAGATTCCCTGTTCGTGCGCTCGTTTGGGTGCGACCCGTCAAAGAAATCAGATTTCTCTGGGCGACTTGTGTTTACACAGGAGCCATCCAGAGCCACGTTTCAGCGAGCAAGCCTCACTGGGACAGTACAGTGCAGGACTGTTCTGGGGTTGACTCCATGCCCATGCAAACAGTGGAGGAACACAGATGGGAAATAGCTCTAATATCCTGTTTCACTTGAAGTCCTTGAAGACTGAGAAGTCCAGTGGAGGTATTATGGAGATATTTGGAAACATGGAGCGCAGCAGCTGATCGAGCACATGTTGTGTAGTAGGTAGTGATCAGTTGATAAACTTTCACGATGGATATGGGCAATGGAGGTGCTGCAAACTAGCCACAACTGCGCTTGACATTTGGATGAAGGAAATGATACATTAGCCTGCTGTTTGAAATCATCACTAAAGTTCTTCAACGCGTCCAGCGAGCTGAAAGTCAGCTGGGTCCACAATCATGGAGAGTCAGGATGAGAGGGAGAGCAGTCCTCCCAAGTCGGACCGCAGGTTTTCCCTGACTTACATCGGTGGCTCCTTACTCGACAGGCGGACCACCCTCCCCATGCTGCCCTGGCTGGTGGCTGAGATCCGccgcagaggagagaggggcgACTGCGGCCCCGTGGTGCAGC is from Notolabrus celidotus isolate fNotCel1 chromosome 10, fNotCel1.pri, whole genome shotgun sequence and encodes:
- the commd6 gene encoding COMM domain-containing protein 6; its protein translation is MHQKLFANQQQKSKKKKKKKSEISARVELSALDKALFDRGYFLNVTFISTLSKFRRGSVSIGISASLRTTYSLTEKMPAAEESHGVNKVVDDICTLTPDLLAEACQHILAYLQGHTRGVDSAEISDRFQRAGVRLEHEALQSMIRYLLLTFRSAGKSNLSGDDLVLKLEESSNKWPKASLQVVHRLWSEHGTSVHAQQELHAVLSISQLVDMQWKLGMAVSSDTCRSLNSPYVSLLLKIVEPSGQISHRSFEMTIPQFQNFHKQFKEMAAVMETV